In the Staphylococcus sp. IVB6240 genome, one interval contains:
- the ruvX gene encoding Holliday junction resolvase RuvX: MLKHKIIGLDVGSKTVGVAISDMMGWTAQGLDTLRINEEQNELGLDTLIEIINRERVGTVVIGLPKNMNNSIGFRGEASLHYKEALAERMPELEIVMWDERLSTSAAERSLLEADVSRAKRKKVIDKMAAVFILQGYLDSLN, from the coding sequence ATGCTTAAACATAAAATTATTGGTTTAGATGTAGGCAGTAAGACAGTGGGTGTTGCGATAAGCGACATGATGGGTTGGACAGCACAAGGATTGGATACACTCCGTATCAACGAAGAACAAAATGAACTCGGATTAGATACCTTAATTGAGATCATTAATCGCGAGCGTGTAGGTACCGTCGTGATCGGATTGCCGAAAAACATGAACAATTCAATAGGATTCCGTGGTGAGGCATCATTACATTATAAAGAAGCGTTGGCTGAGCGCATGCCAGAACTTGAGATTGTCATGTGGGACGAGCGCTTAAGTACTTCAGCAGCGGAACGTTCGCTGCTCGAAGCTGACGTTTCAAGAGCAAAACGTAAAAAAGTGATAGACAAAATGGCGGCAGTATTTATATTACAAGGCTATTTAGATTCACTAAACTAA
- the alaS gene encoding alanine--tRNA ligase, protein MKNLKASDIRQMYIDFFVEKGHMVEPSAPLVPIDDDTLLWINSGVATLKKYFDGREVPKKPRIVNAQKSIRTNDIENVGFTARHHTFFEMLGNFSIGDYFKKEAVTFAWEFLTSEKWMAMDPDKLYVTIHPEDTEAYDLWHDMIGLTEDRIIRIEGNFWDIGEGPSGPNTEIFYDRGEEYGKEDPAEEMYPGGENERYLEVWNLVFSEFNHNKDHSYTPLPSKNIDTGMGLERMASISQNVRTNYETDLFMPIMHEIEKISGKSYLENAQDDVAFKVIADHIRTIAFAISDGALPANEGRGYVLRRLLRRAVRFSQTLDINEPFMYRLVEIVAEIMEPYYPNVKENQDFIARVIKSEEARFHETLEEGLSILNGLIAQSKTQDGVIAGEDAFKLYDTYGFPIELTQEIAENENLKIDMDVFETHMEAQRNRAREARQNNQSMQVQSEVLKQIDTASTFVGYDQFETKAHMTDIILDGTRATKADADQTVYFILDQTPFYAVSGGQVADKGIVATDDFEIEVREVIKAPNGQNLHTGYVKFGTVTEGAEVTATVDSKSRKAIMKNHSATHLLHAALKEVLGSHVNQAGSLVDSERLRFDFSHIAAMTQEELQLVEQRVNEEIWNSIDVTINEMPIDEAKAKGAMALFGEKYGDVVRVVDMQPFSIELCGGTHVKNTSEIGLFKITSESGTGAGVRRIEAVTGQAAFMYLERYLERFNAIKTQVKAKADDQVIEKVENLQVQEKTLQQTIEAKNKEINALKMGNIEDKVTNINDLPVLITEVEVDNAKAMRTTMDDFKSKLQDTIIVLASDVGGKVSLVATVPKQYVDRIKAGDIIKEMAPIVGGKGGGRPDMAQGGGTDPSQITAALQFVETYIKSL, encoded by the coding sequence ATGAAAAATTTAAAAGCTAGTGATATTCGACAAATGTACATTGATTTCTTCGTTGAGAAAGGCCATATGGTAGAACCATCAGCACCATTAGTACCTATCGATGATGATACGCTTTTATGGATTAACTCAGGTGTTGCAACATTAAAAAAATATTTCGATGGTCGTGAAGTACCGAAGAAACCACGTATTGTAAATGCACAAAAATCTATTCGTACAAATGATATTGAAAACGTAGGATTTACAGCACGTCACCATACATTCTTTGAAATGCTAGGTAACTTCTCAATTGGTGATTACTTCAAAAAAGAAGCTGTCACATTTGCATGGGAGTTTTTAACAAGCGAGAAATGGATGGCAATGGATCCAGATAAACTATACGTAACAATTCATCCGGAAGATACAGAAGCTTATGATTTATGGCATGATATGATCGGATTAACTGAAGACCGTATTATTCGTATTGAAGGAAACTTCTGGGATATCGGTGAAGGACCATCTGGCCCAAATACTGAGATTTTCTATGATCGTGGTGAAGAATACGGTAAAGAAGATCCAGCAGAAGAAATGTATCCTGGTGGCGAAAATGAACGTTACCTAGAAGTATGGAACTTAGTATTCAGTGAGTTCAACCACAACAAAGACCATAGTTACACACCACTACCAAGTAAAAACATTGATACCGGCATGGGGCTTGAGCGTATGGCCTCAATTTCTCAAAATGTTCGTACTAACTATGAAACAGATTTATTTATGCCAATCATGCATGAAATTGAAAAAATTTCTGGCAAATCATACTTAGAAAATGCACAAGATGATGTGGCATTTAAAGTCATTGCAGACCATATTCGTACGATTGCATTTGCGATTTCAGATGGTGCTTTACCAGCAAATGAAGGTCGTGGCTATGTATTACGTCGTTTATTACGTCGTGCGGTTCGTTTTAGCCAAACATTGGATATCAATGAACCATTCATGTACCGTCTTGTAGAAATTGTTGCGGAAATCATGGAACCTTATTATCCAAATGTAAAAGAAAACCAAGATTTCATTGCTCGAGTGATTAAGTCAGAAGAGGCACGCTTCCACGAAACACTTGAAGAAGGGCTTTCTATCTTGAACGGTTTAATTGCACAATCTAAAACGCAAGACGGTGTCATTGCCGGTGAAGATGCATTCAAACTATATGATACGTATGGTTTCCCAATTGAATTAACACAAGAAATTGCAGAAAATGAAAACCTTAAAATTGATATGGATGTCTTCGAAACACATATGGAAGCACAACGTAACCGCGCTCGTGAAGCCCGTCAAAATAATCAATCTATGCAAGTTCAAAGTGAAGTGCTTAAACAAATCGATACAGCAAGCACTTTCGTAGGTTATGATCAATTCGAAACAAAAGCACACATGACAGATATTATTCTGGATGGTACACGCGCCACAAAAGCAGATGCTGATCAAACGGTTTACTTTATTTTAGATCAAACACCATTTTATGCTGTAAGTGGTGGGCAAGTGGCAGACAAAGGGATTGTCGCAACGGATGATTTTGAAATTGAAGTACGTGAAGTTATCAAAGCACCAAACGGTCAAAACTTACACACAGGTTATGTGAAGTTTGGTACTGTGACTGAAGGTGCTGAAGTCACAGCAACAGTAGATAGCAAATCACGTAAAGCAATTATGAAAAACCATAGTGCCACTCACTTATTACATGCAGCTTTAAAAGAAGTATTAGGCAGCCATGTTAACCAAGCAGGTTCTTTAGTGGACAGTGAACGTTTACGCTTTGATTTTTCACATATTGCGGCAATGACTCAAGAAGAATTACAATTGGTTGAACAACGAGTTAATGAAGAAATTTGGAACAGTATCGATGTTACAATCAATGAAATGCCGATCGATGAAGCCAAAGCAAAAGGTGCAATGGCATTATTCGGTGAGAAATACGGAGATGTTGTTCGCGTTGTTGATATGCAACCATTCTCAATCGAGTTATGTGGTGGTACACACGTTAAAAACACATCTGAAATTGGTCTATTCAAGATTACAAGCGAATCAGGTACAGGTGCAGGGGTACGTCGTATTGAAGCGGTGACGGGTCAAGCAGCATTTATGTACTTAGAACGTTACTTAGAACGCTTTAATGCAATTAAAACGCAAGTAAAAGCAAAAGCAGACGACCAAGTCATTGAAAAAGTTGAAAACTTGCAAGTACAAGAAAAAACATTGCAACAAACGATTGAAGCGAAAAATAAAGAAATCAATGCATTGAAAATGGGCAATATCGAGGATAAAGTAACAAATATCAATGACTTACCGGTATTAATTACGGAAGTTGAAGTGGATAATGCAAAAGCAATGCGTACAACAATGGATGACTTTAAATCTAAATTACAAGATACAATCATTGTTTTAGCAAGTGATGTGGGTGGTAAAGTATCACTTGTTGCGACAGTACCAAAACAATATGTTGATCGCATCAAAGCTGGAGACATTATTAAAGAGATGGCGCCAATCGTTGGCGGTAAAGGTGGTGGTCGTCCAGACATGGCTCAAGGCGGCGGTACAGATCCTAGCCAGATAACAGCAGCATTACAATTTGTTGAAACTTACATTAAATCATTATAA
- a CDS encoding IreB family regulatory phosphoprotein: MANFDKTMKFNHDEIPKANVETVLNNVYNTLEERGYNAVNQIVGYLLSGDPAYIPRHNEARNQIRHIDRDDIMEELVSFYLKHNHDSDQDA; encoded by the coding sequence ATGGCAAATTTTGATAAAACAATGAAGTTTAACCACGATGAAATCCCTAAAGCAAATGTTGAAACAGTTCTTAATAATGTCTACAATACTTTGGAAGAGAGAGGCTACAATGCGGTGAATCAAATTGTAGGGTATCTTCTTTCAGGTGACCCAGCATACATTCCACGTCATAATGAAGCAAGAAACCAAATCCGACACATTGATCGTGATGATATTATGGAAGAACTTGTGTCATTTTATTTAAAACACAACCACGATTCAGACCAAGATGCTTAA
- a CDS encoding DUF1292 domain-containing protein, whose protein sequence is MTNENHKINELEINNDEALLTLYDEEGNEVLYRKMLEFYHPEFDKEYVILAEEGAQADDDDLIELVPMINEPDESGDGGRFVAIETEEEWDMIEEVVNTNFDETEE, encoded by the coding sequence ATGACAAATGAAAACCATAAAATTAACGAATTAGAAATTAATAACGATGAAGCTTTATTAACATTATATGATGAAGAAGGTAACGAAGTATTATACCGTAAAATGCTAGAATTCTATCATCCTGAATTTGATAAAGAATATGTCATTTTAGCAGAAGAAGGCGCACAAGCGGATGACGATGACTTAATCGAATTAGTCCCAATGATTAATGAACCAGATGAGTCTGGTGACGGTGGTCGTTTCGTAGCAATCGAAACAGAAGAAGAATGGGATATGATTGAAGAAGTTGTAAATACAAACTTCGACGAAACTGAAGAATAA